The following are encoded in a window of Ogataea parapolymorpha DL-1 chromosome VII, whole genome shotgun sequence genomic DNA:
- a CDS encoding Glycolipid transfer protein (GLTP) yields the protein MSTFFDEMKRSFVDVPVEDGKIATSEFLEAAESLVKLFDLLGSSAFAVVQNDMTGNINKVRAKLLAAPDKAGTLQDLILSEVNDKKKTATQGLLWLCRGLQFTAVAMRETVSRPNDELSKTFTDAYGKTLTKYHTMLIRPVFKLAMKACPYRADFFAKLGADQAKVAQQLEEWLSALENIVNLIMDFFEKGNYGKGL from the coding sequence ATGAGCACgttttttgatgagatGAAAAGGTCGTTTGTCGACGTCCCAGTcgaggacggcaagatcgCCACATCtgagtttttggaggccgCAGAGTCTCTTGTGAAActgtttgatctgctggGATCGTCTGCGTTTGCAGTTGTGCAAAACGACATGACAGGAAATATCAACAAGGTGCGCGCCAAGCTCCTTGCCGCTCCTGACAAGGCAGGCACCTTGCAGGATCTGATTTTGTCTGAGGTAAACGACAAAAAGAAGACCGCTACTCAGGGCCTGTTGTGGCTGTGCAGAGGCCTGCAGTTCACGGCTGTTGCCATGAGGGAGACCGTTTCGAGACCAAACGATGAGCTGTCCAAAACTTTCACTGACGCCTACGGCAAGACATTGACGAAGTACCACACAATGCTCATTAGACctgttttcaagcttgCGATGAAGGCGTGTCCCTACAGAGCAGACTTCTTTGCCAAGCTGGGTGCTGACCAGGCTAAGGTGGCTCAGCAGTTAGAGGAGTGGCTGAGCGCCCTGGAGAACATCGTGAACCTGATCATGGACTTCTTCGAGAAAGGTAATTACGGCAAGGGATTGTAA
- a CDS encoding Cell wall protein that contains a putative GPI-attachment site translates to MQFKLALLALAGCAFAADTTSLNSTLTSTTSISVPSGCSFSKTLTATVQSDLDKLSSCSAIEGDIYITGDLSTASIANVKAIYGSLSAFNCSNLQSLRADSLTTITKQLELTDLYVLDTLSFGSLVSVGSINWVTLPALTQAGLSAGVSDCQSIYISDTQLESLEGFNPINVETFNINNNKNLASISSDIKSVSNALSVSYNGDDTNVTFDSLSWANNITFYSVSSISMSNISTVNSSLGVFESNVESLEIPSLKKIGGDLSIIDNDDLTEIDLSDLQSVGGGFVIANNSNLETIDGFDSLQTIGGAVILKGEFDNATFPKLSTVRGGFDLETTGKASCDEFNALEKKGGIQGDKFVCSAATESSSSINHSKTSGSSSATSSGSSDESTSSRASSSSRAGAAINTVSVFGVMSALLLAML, encoded by the exons ATGCAGTTCAAGCTCGCTTTGTTAGCTCTGGCCGGCTGTGCCTTTGCCGCAGACACCACTTCGTTGA ATTCCACCTTGACCTCAACCACCTCGATTTCGGTGCCATCAGGATGCTCGTTCTCGAAGACCTTGACCGCCACTGTTCAATCCGATTTGGACAAGCTGTCCTCCTGTTCGGCCATTGAGGGTGACATCTACATCACCGGTGATTTGAGCACTGCTTCCATCGCCAACGTCAAGGCTATTTACGGCTCGCTGTCTGCTTTCAACTGCTCTAACTTGCAGTCTCTGAGAGCTGACTCTCTGACCACCATCaccaagcagctggagctgacCGACTTGTATGTCCTGGACACTCTGTCGTTCGGTTCCCTGGTCTCTGTTGGTTCCATCAACTGGGTCACCCTGCCAGCATTGACCCAGGCCGGTCTGTCCGCAGGTGTTTCTGACTGTCAAAGCATCTACATCTCTGACACTCAATTGGAGTCTCTCGAGGGTTTCAACCCAATCAACGTTGAGAccttcaacatcaacaacaacaagaactTGGCTTCCATCAGCTCGGATATCAAGTCGGTTTCCAACGCTCTGTCTGTTTCTTACAACGGTGACGACACCAACGTGACATTTGACTCTCTTTCGTGGGCCAACAACATCACGTTCTACTCTGTCTCGTCTATCTCTATGTCCAACATCAGCACCGTCAACTCTTCGCTTGGTGTTTTTGAGTCCAACGTTGAGTCTCTCGAGATTCCTtctctgaagaagatcGGCGGTGACCTTTCGATCATCGACAATGACGACTTGACTGAGATTGACCTCTCTGATTTGCAATCCGTTGGTGGTGGTTTCGTCATTGCTAACAACTCGAACTTGGAAACCATCGACGGCTTTGACAGCCTGCAGACCATTGGCGGTGCCGTCATCCTCAAGGGTGAGTTCGACAATGCCACCTTCCCAAAACTGTCCACCGTTAGAGGTGGTTTCGACTTGGAGACCACTGGTAAGGCCAGCTGTGACGAGTTCAACGctctggagaagaagggtGGTATCCAGGGTGACAAGTTTGTCTGCTCTGCTGCCACCGAGTCCTCGTCTTCCATCAACCACTCCAAGActtctggctcttcctctgcCACGTCTTCGGGCTCTAGCGACGAGTCGACCTCTTCTAGagcttcctcttcctcccGGGCTGGTGCCGCTATCAACACTGTCTCTGTCTTTGGTGTTATGTCCGCTTTGCTCCTTGCAATGCTGTAA
- a CDS encoding cardiolipin-specific phospholipase — protein MLFIRFKSTVPKYGWKDSLKLWYNHVSNPHADRAAHDKLFSMALPYYNREMEGIRASTLSTPLSGKMAISEVCVQNADSKNHVVMLHGYAASSGWWFKNIDSLAKAGNKIVHALDLPGFGLSSRQGPSLPDNKTRLQIIFDESKVQHMKHLHRSLYVPESFTLKERNLKKYLKNQHSVVEHVVNFYVDAIEEWRRNNNISQFDLVAHSLGGYLGVAYCIKYPTAVRRLVLASPGGVERSPFAITNPAYKNIAGDITMACSYSPTDYSFLGRYPAIKPGFQALWYMRMPTFLPVRLLGPVAVRLLMSRNIEKFTRSKDFSDAAELDAFARYVYHTNVAASVSETAIMRIFDSSTMAKIPILDKLENLKTKSLWIYGQHDFMFSDAGRAAVNFLNKMQGTSAEFKIVNGGGHNMYLDNPAEFNRLVVDFLK, from the coding sequence ATGCTTTTTATCAGATTCAAATCCACGGTTCCTAAATATGGCTGGAAAGATTCCCTAAAACTCTGGTACAATCACGTCAGCAATCCGCACGCAGACAGGGCAGCGCACGACAAGCTGTTCAGCATGGCGTTGCCCTACTACAACCGCGAAATGGAGGGAATTCGAGCCTCTACGTTGTCTACCCCGCTGAGCGGGAAAATGGCCATTTCCGAGGTGTGCGTTCAGAACGCAGACTCCAAAAACCATGTGGTTATGTTGCACGGTTATGCCGCGTCGTCCGGATGGTGgttcaaaaatattgacTCTCTCGCAAAGGCAGGGAACAAAATCGTGCATGCATTGGATCTTCCTGGGTTTGGACTTTCCAGCAGGCAAGGCCCGTCTTTGCCTGATAACAAAACCAGGCTTCAGATCATCTTTGACGAATCAAAAGTCCAGCATATGAAGCATTTGCATAGATCGTTGTATGTTCCTGAAAGTTTTACTCTGAAAGAAAGAAACCTAAAAAAGtatctgaaaaaccagcATTCTGTGGTCGAACATGTGGTGAATTTTTACGTGGATGCAATAGAAGAATGGAGACGCAATAATAACATAAGCCAGTTTGACCTGGTGGCTCATTCTCTGGGTGGCTATCTTGGAGTTGCCTACTGCATCAAGTATCCGACGGCCGTGCGAAGGCTGGTTTTAGCTAGCCCTGGAGGCGTGGAGAGATCACCTTTTGCCATAACTAACCCGGCCTACAAGAATATCGCCGGCGATATCACGATGGCCTGCTCGTACTCGCCGACCGATTACTCCTTTCTCGGTCGATATCCCGCCATAAAGCCGGGATTCCAGGCCCTGTGGTATATGAGAATGCCAACGTTTTTGCCGGTGAGGCTGCTGGGTCCtgtggctgtgcggctttTAATGAGTCGGaacattgaaaaatttacCAGATCAAAAGATTTCTCCGACGCGGCAGAGCTGGACGCGTTCGCTAGGTACGTCTATCACACAAATGTGGCGGCTTCGGTGTCAGAGACAGCCATTATGCGCATTTTCGACTCTAGCACCATGGCCAAAATACCCATATTGGACAAGTTGGAAAATCTGAAAACAAAAAGCTTGTGGATCTACGGCCAGCACGATTTTATGTTTTCGGACGCTGGTCGTGCTGCtgtcaattttttgaataaGATGCAGGGGACGTCGGCCGAATTCAAAATTGTTAATGGTGGAGGACACAATATGTATCTTGATAACCCTGCTGAATTCAATAGGCTGGTGGTGGATTTCCTAAAGTGA
- a CDS encoding translation initiation factor eIF-3 subunit 10: protein MAPSYNIRPENTLRRAEDLIAVDQKEAALQTLYDFITSKRIRSVAPLDLEPIALLFVELGVDLRSGKLVKDGLHQYKKNVQSNDSGLESVETVVKKFLEKAEAKLNDAQLKANDVAATLEAEAAQLEADDEDEDDENRQIVVSPEDVLMSSVSTDDTKDRSDRELVVPWLKFLWEAYRTVLDILRNNSKLEVGYATVVSQAFGFCVKYNRKTEFKRLCEMLRTHLQTVTQKSAVKHQIENPIDLSDPDTLQRYLETRFNQLNVSVRLELWQESFRTVEDVHTLMTISKRQPKPSMMVNYYDNLAKIFNVSDNRLFHAAARQKFFSLFVQSPIATDEELKHYASMQLLSVLSVPVTSSSKVDDFAKRKDNRLSMLLNLSKVPTRESLLTQVASRNVLSIVDPALAKLYELMEKDLHPISFASQAKDIFAFIESNKEFHMYIKPLTSVILDKLFEQISEVYETVKLDFLVKLSTFEGQFKLSPIEIESRLLAAAFNNLLSVKIDHEAKVVSFKTDTLENSLLSSIPLNVSSKIQYTPTEIIRTQLSSLANTLRESVRLIDPLASENKKTLKQKVSVRANAEFAEERQEVLDRALLLENRMKEVAEIKRRDEEAATKARYEKLAAVKKAEQERIEQETAKRLEEKRRKELEAIQQAEKKKLLNEINAKGIIKVDMDDIENLDGRKLQKMQIEKLEQDRKALEERIEATAKRFDYLERAQRRYELPMLQEDAEAQKGREMEVYEEMKQKLIANAKKEHEEALKIKQRLARLIPDYEAFVGQKEQALWDEYEKKAAEAKEKLEAAKKQRIAEFIAKKKAEFEEQQKSLAQAEERLQKEAAEWEAKMSNLKYADKLKLKRAGEWPPVPPAHLQKYIKKEIK from the coding sequence ATGGCTCCGTCGTATAACATCCGGCCTGAAAACACGCTGAGGCGTGCAGAGGACCTCATTGCTGTTGATCAGAAAGAGGCAGCTCTGCAGACTCTGTACGACTTCATCACCTCCAAGCGCATCAGATCCGTTGCACCACTGGACCTGGAACCTATTGCATTGTTGTTTGTTGAGCTAGGCGTGGATCTGAGAAGCGGGAAGCTCGTGAAGGACGGATTGCACCAGTATAAGAAAAACGTCCAAAGCAACGACTCTGGCCTGGAGTCTGTGGAGACCGTGGTGAAGaaatttttggagaaagcaGAAGCCAAATTGAATGATGCACAACTCAAGGCTAACGACGTGGCGGCCactttggaggcagaggcTGCTCAACTGGAGgctgacgacgaggacgaggatgacgaAAACAGACAAATCgttgtttctccagaagaCGTGCTGATGTCCAGTGTTTCCACAGATGATACCAAAGACCGTTCCGATAGAGAGCTTGTTGTCCCATGGCTGAAATTTTTATGGGAAGCGTACAGAACTGTTCTGGATATCCTGAGAAACAATTCCAAGCTGGAAGTTGGCTATGCTACAGTTGTTTCACAAGCATTCGGTTTCTGTGTCAAGTACAACAGAAAGACGGAGTTCAAACGTCTGTGCGAGATGCTCAGGACCCATTTGCAAACGGTGACGCAAAAGTCTGCTGTCAAACACCAGATCGAGAACCCAATTGATCTGTCTGACCCAGACACTCTTCAGAGATATCTAGAGACAAGATTCAACCAGTTGAACGTTTCCGTCCGTCTCGAGCTCTGGCAGGAGTCTTTCCGTACGGTCGAAGATGTGCACACTTTGATGACGATATCGAAAAGACAGCCGAAACCAAGCATGATGGTGAACTATTACGACAACTTGGCCAAAATATTCAACGTGAGCGACAACCGGTTGTTCCATGCTGCTGCCAGACAGAAATTCTTTTCCCTGTTTGTGCAGTCTCCTATTGCTACCGACGAAGAGCTCAAGCACTACGCGTCCATGCAATTGCTGTCTGTTCTGTCTGTTCCAGTGACTTCGTCCTCTAAAGTGGACGACTTTGCCAAGAGAAAAGACAACAGACTTTCTATGTTGCTCAACCTCTCCAAGGTGCCTACTAGAGAGTCTTTGTTGACCCAGGTGGCTTCTAGAAACGTTTTGAGCATCGTCGATCCTGCACTGGCCAAGTTGTATGAGTTGATGGAGAAAGACTTGCATCCTATCTCTTTTGCTTCGCAAGCCAAGGACATATTTGCTTTCATCGAGTCGAACAAAGAGTTCCACATGTACATCAAGCCGCTGACAAGTGTCATTTTGGACAaactttttgagcaaatttCAGAAGTTTACGAGACTGTCAAGCTGGACTTCCTGGTGAAGCTGTCTACGTTTGAGGGCCAGTTCAAGCTCTCGCCAATTGAGATCGAGAGCCGACTTCTTGCAGCGGCTTTCAACAACCTGCTTTCTGTCAAGATTGACCACGAAGCCAAGGTCGTGTCGTTCAAGACTGACACTTTAGAGAACTCCTTGCTTAGCTCGATTCCTCTTAACGTGTCGAGCAAAATCCAGTACACTCCTACGGAAATTATTAGAACGCAGCTTTCTTCTCTTGCCAATACCCTGAGAGAGTCTGTCAGACTTATTGACCCATTGGCTTCCGAGAACAAAAAAACCTTGAAGCAAAAAGTCAGCGTGCGTGCGAATGCCGAGTTTGCTGAGGAGAGACAAGAGGTGCTGGACCGTGCTCTGCTTCTAGAGAACAGAATGAAGGAGGtggccgagatcaagcGTCGTGATGAGGAAGCTGCCACGAAGGCCAGAtacgagaagctggctgcCGTCAAGAAGGCCGAGCAGGAAAGAATTGAGCAAGAGACAGCCAAGAGACTGGAAGAGAAACGCAGAAAAGAGTTGGAGGCCATTCAACAGGcggagaaaaagaaactgttgaacgagatcaacgCTAAGGGTATCATTAAGGTGGACATGGACGACATCGAGAACCTTGATGGAAGAAAGCTTCAAAAGATGCAAatcgagaagctcgagCAAGATAGAAAGGCCCTGGAAGAGCGCATTGAAGCCACTGCCAAGAGATTTGACTATCTTGAAAGAGCACAGCGCAGGTACGAGCTTCCTATGTTACAAGAGGATGCCGAGGCGCAGAAGGGACGCGAGATGGAGGTTTACGAGGAAAtgaagcagaaactgaTTGCTAATGCCAAGAAGGAGCACGAAGAGGCTCTTAAAATCAAGCAAAGACTGGCGCGTTTGATTCCAGACTACGAGGCGTTTGTTGGCCAAAAGGAGCAGGCTTTGTGGGACGAATACGAGAAGAAGGCTgccgaggccaaggaaaagTTAGAGGCGGCCAAGAAACAGCGTATTGCTGAGTTCATTGCTAAGAAGAAGGCTGAGTTcgaagagcagcagaagtCGTTGGCTCAAGCAGAGGAACGTTTGCAGAAGGAGGCTGCCGAGTGGGAGGCAAAGATGAGCAACCTGAAGTACGCAGACAAGCTCAAGTTGAAGAGAGCGGGAGAATGGCCACCGGTGCCTCCTGCACACCTGCAAAAATACATAAAGAAGGAGATTAAATAA
- a CDS encoding Mannose-1-phosphate guanyltransferase, which translates to MKGLILVGGYGTRLRPLTLSLPKPLVEFGNRPMILHQIEALANAGCTDIVLAVNYKPEVMVGALKQYEKEYGVSITFSVEEEPLGTAGPLKLAEKILKKDNTPIFVLNSDVICEYPLRDLLEFHTAHGGEATIVATKVDEPSKYGVIVHDRDVPNLIERFVEKPVEFVGNRINAGIYVLNPSVIDLIEMRPTSIEHETFPILVEQKKLYSFDLPGYWMDVGQPKDFLSGMCLYLSALTKKNSKLLTSTSEEYVNGGNVLIDPSAKIGKGCKIGPNVVIGPNCIIGDGVRIQRSTILKNSQIKDHAWVKSTIVGWNSTVGKWARLEGVTVLGEDVTVKDEVYVNGGKVLPHKSIKDNVETPQIIM; encoded by the coding sequence ATGAAAGGATTAATCTTGGTTGGTGGTTACGGTACTCGTTTGAGACCCCTGACGCTGTCTCTGCCAAAACCTTTGGTCGAGTTTGGTAACAGACCTATGATTTTGCACCAGATCGAGGCCCTGGCCAACGCTGGCTGTACCGACATTGTGCTGGCGGTCAACTACAAGCCAGAAGTCATGGTTGGTGCCCTCAAACAATACGAGAAGGAGTACGGCGTTAGCATCACCTTCTCCGTTGAGGAGGAGCCTTTGGGAACTGCTGGTCCTTTGAAGCTCGCTgagaagatcttgaagaagGACAACACTCCTATCTTCGTTCTCAACTCCGATGTCATCTGTGAGTACCCACTGAGGGACTTGCTCGAATTCCACACCGCCCACGGTGGTGAGGCCACTATTGTCGCCACCAAGGTGGATGAACCATCTAAATACGGTGTTATTGTCCACGACAGAGACGTTCCAAACCTCATCGAGAGATTTGTCGAGAAGCCTGTCGAATTCGTTGGTAACAGAATCAACGCTGGTATCTACGTTTTGAACCCATCCGTCATCGATCTGATCGAGATGAGGCCAACTTCTATCGAGCACGAGACCTTCCCAATTTTGGTCGAGCAAAAGAAGCTGTACTCTTTTGATCTTCCAGGCTACTGGATGGACGTTGGCCAACCAAAGGACTTCCTCTCCGGCATGTGCCTTTACCTGTCCGCTTTaaccaagaagaactcCAAACTGCTTACGTCGACGTCTGAGGAGTATGTTAACGGCGGTAACGTTCTGATCGACCCATCTGCCAAGATCGGAAAGGGATGTAAGATCGGTCCTAACGTTGTCATTGGCCCTAACTGTATCATTGGTGACGGTGTCAGAATCCAAAGATCTACTattctgaaaaactctCAAATCAAGGACCACGCTTGGGTCAAATCTACCATTGTGGGCTGGAACTCTACTGTTGGTAAATGGGCCAGACTCGAGGGTGTCACCGTTCTTGGAGAGGACGTCACCGTCAAGGACGAGGTCTATGTCAACGGTGGTAAGGTTTTGCCACACAAATCTATCAAGGACAATGTCGAGACTCCCCAAATTATTATGTGA
- a CDS encoding putative membrane protein — translation MNSWNPVPRALGQTKQHLLRRRQMLGSSQQVRPIQQLKLRKVRQKSRGLLIWLYSISLLTFGISFLLLNSLVPIDVILRSLTSSIIAFNTLVIVCACALFLLLSAIIYIVRILIIKRHLQDIPKPYMPITEKDIGKREANYIAQQIARTKEIKKLAGPQGPLDHAGLHCGQSSEDVPLPDNLIYENVVCAIGEDIKYRHALRLTSTFQVKVEPNQTLRDIISTVVRRTNVSARDSDLLAEFLAHYEKLRFSGQPITKAEFLTFLRLWDNTRTILKRQL, via the coding sequence ATGAACTCTTGGAATCCTGTCCCGCGCGCGCTGGGACAAACCAAACAGCATTTGCTGCGACGACGGCAGATGCTGGGTTCATCTCAGCAGGTGCGGCCcatccagcagctgaaacTGCGCAAAGTGCGCCAGAAAAGCCGCGGTCTTCTCATCTGGCTCTACTCCATCTCGCTGCTGACGTTCGGCATTTCGTTTCTCCTTCTGAACTCGCTCGTGCCTATCGATGTCATTTTGCGCTCGCTCACCAGTTCCATCATCGCATTCAACACTCTTGTCATTGTCTGTGCTTGTGCGCTATTTTTACTGCTAAGTGCCATTATCTACATAGTTCGCATTCTCATCATCAAACGGCACCTGCAGGACATCCCAAAACCATACATGCCCATTACTGAGAAAGACATTGGCAAACGAGAAGCCAACTACATCGCCCAGCAGATTGCACGGACTAAGGAGATTAAAAAATTGGCCGGCCCTCAAGGCCCCCTGGACCATGCTGGACTGCACTGCGGGCAGAGCTCGGAGGACGTCCCGCTACCGGACAATCTGATATACGAGAACGTGGTGTGCGCCATTGGCGAAGACATAAAATACCGACACGCGCTCCGTCTGACCAGCACTTTTCAGGTCAAAGTCGAGCCCAATCAGACGCTACGGGATATTATATCCACTGTCGTACGGAGAACAAATGTTTCTGCTCGCGACTCGGATCTATTGGCGGAATTTTTGGCGCATTATGAGAAACTAAGGTTCAGTGGGCAACCAATCACGAAGGCTGAATTTCTCACGTTCCTTCGCTTATGGGACAACACAAGGACAATACTGAAAAGACAGCTATAG